The following proteins are co-located in the Malus sylvestris chromosome 13, drMalSylv7.2, whole genome shotgun sequence genome:
- the LOC126595802 gene encoding probable polygalacturonase At1g80170, with the protein MDKFPAVFGFGMLIAVFGVAGNVVSDSSCMLHELESFHIQEDSELDVFDIPTWKSERGCKILVNVDSFGAVGDGVSDDTQAFQKAWGIACNTTNAVFLVPQGHQYLVNATKFQGPCADNLIIQIEGTIVAPDEPNNWDPRFPRTWLDFTKLTGVLFQGDGVIDGSGSKWWAASCKKNKTNPCRGAPTAFTIDKSSAIKVKGITIKNAQQMNFVISHCDAVRVDAVLVSAPGDSPNTDGIHITASTNVVLQDCKIGTGDDCISIVSGTSGIKMKRIFCGPGHGISIGSLGKGNSTDMVTKVVLDTAYLRETTNGLRIKTWQGGSGYVRGIRFQNVRMENVSNPIIIDQFYCDSPKPCQNLTSAVEITQVMYMNISGTTKSAKAMKFACSDTVPCSNIVLTDVNLEREDGQVETYCNSAQGFGYGIVHPSADCLNSHDKDSTITDQTSEAELADLTRADIVHTEL; encoded by the exons ATGGATAAATTCCCTGCGGTTTTCGGTTTTGGTATGCTGATAGCAGTTTTTGGAGTTGCAGGAAACGTGGTGTCTGACAGCAGTTGCATGCTTCATGAGCTTGAAAGTTTTCACATACAAGAAGACAGCGAGCTGGATGTTTTTGACATTCCGACATGGAAAAGTGAACGAGGTTGCAAGATTCTTGTTAACGTGGATAGCTTTGGTGCAGTTGGAGATGGAGTTTCTGATGATACTCAG GCTTTCCAGAAAGCCTGGGGTATCGCTTGCAATACAACAAATGCAGTTTTCTTGGTACCCCAAGGACACCAGTATCTAGTGAATGCTACAAAATTTCAAGGGCCATGCGCGGATAACCTAATCATCCAG ATTGAAGGAACTATAGTAGCTCCAGATGAGCCTAATAACTGGGATCCGAGATTTCCACGAACATGGCTTGATTTCACTAAATTGACTGGAGTCCTTTTCCAAGGGGATGGCGTTATTGACGGCTCAGGCAGTAAATGGTGGGCCGCGTCCTGCAAAAAGAACAAGACAAAT CCTTGCAGAGGGGCACCAACA GCATTTACTATTGATAAAAGCTCAGCTATAAAGGTAAAAGGTATCACCATCAAGAACGCCCAACAGATGAATTTTGTCATCTCTCATTGTGACGCGGTGCGAGTTGATGCAGTATTGGTCTCGGCTCCAGGAGATAGTCCCAACACTGATGGAATCCATATCACAGCATCTACTAATGTGGTTCTCCAAGACTGCAAAATTGGAACAG GGGATGATTGCATCTCAATTGTCAGTGGTACCTCCGGAATTAAGATGAAGAGAATCTTTTGCGGACCAGGACATGGAATCAG CATCGGAAGTCTTGGGAAGGGCAACTCCACTGACATGGTCACAAAAGTGGTCTTGGATACGGCATACCTCAGGGAGACGACCAATGGCCTCAGGATTAAGACTTGGCAG GGTGGTTCTGGTTATGTACGTGGTATCCGTTTTCAGAATGTGAGGATGGAAAATGTATCAAACCCGATAATCATAGATCAGTTTTACTGCGATTCCCCCAAACCTTGTCAAAATCTG ACATCAGCGGTGGAAATAACCCAAGTCATGTACATGAACATTTCTGGAACCACAAAGAGTGCGAAGGCCATGAAATTTGCCTGCAGTGACACAGTTCCATGCAGCAACATAGTCCTGACTGACGTCAACTTAGAGAGGGAGGACGGCCAAGTGGAAACATACTGCAACTCTGCGCAAGGCTTCGGGTATGGCATTGTGCATCCCTCAGCAGATTGTCTGAATTCCCATGACAAAGACTCTACAATCACCGATCAGACCTCTGAAGCTGAGCTCGCAGATCTCACTAGGGCGGATATTGTGCACACGGAGCTCTGA